In Pseudoliparis swirei isolate HS2019 ecotype Mariana Trench chromosome 11, NWPU_hadal_v1, whole genome shotgun sequence, a genomic segment contains:
- the slc35f4 gene encoding solute carrier family 35 member F4 — MISTESVLESGVQPCIRLEPLINTHLPEKATPTVSVDGGSTVTANGVVHDIEDRILRITGYYGYNPGYSSHRKEDGTESHAETPGSETSEESQSYQTCTNTVLKVLGGLLLVLCVSSSWVGTTQVVKLTFQSFSCPFFISWFSSNWNILFFPIYYSGLVVTTREKQTPIQKFRECSKLFGEDGMTLKLFVKRTAPFSILWTLTNYLYLMALKKLTATDVSALYCCHKAFVFLLSWIVLKDRFMGVRIVAAIMAITGIVMMAYADGFHGDSFVGVALAVGSASTSALYKVLFKMFLGSANIGEVAHFLSTMGFFNLIFISCVPLILYFTKVEHWGSLSSLPWGYLCGLAGLWLVFNILVHVGVVLTYPILISIGTLLSVPGNAAVDVLKHEVIFSVVRLAATCIICLGFLLLLLPEEWDSVTLRFLAAIADKKSEEHAEELTESSVNTRSRSRANGTVSIPLA, encoded by the exons ATGATAAGCACCGAGAGTGTTTTGGAGAGTGGAGTCCAGCCATGCATCCGGCTGGAGCCCCTGATAAACACGCACTTGCCGGAGAAGGCGACACCGACCGTCTCGGTGGACGGCGGCTCCACGGTGACAGCCAACGGGGTGGTGCACGACATCGAGGACCGGATTCTGAGGATCACCGGCTACTACGGCTACAACCCGGGATACTCCAGTCATAGAA AGGAGGATGGAACGGAGTCTCATGCAGAGACACCAGGCAGCGAGACCAGCGAAGAGAGCCAGTCTTACCAGACATGTACCAACACCGTTCTGAAGGTGCTGGGtgggctgctgctggtgctgtgtgtctcctcctcctgggtgGGTACCACTCAGGTGGTTAAGCTGACCTTCCAGTCGTTCTCCTGTCccttcttcatctcctggttCAGCAGCAACTGGAACATCCTCTTCTTCCCCATCTACTACTCTGGACTTGTGGTTACCACGCGGGAGAAGCAGACGCCCATCCAGAAATTCAG GGAGTGCAGCAAGCTCTTCGGGGAGGATGGCATGACTCTCAAGCTTTTCGTAAAGAGAACAGCACCCTTCTCAATCCTTTGGACTCTGACCAACTACCTGTACCTCATGGCCTTGAAGAAACTGACCGCCACTGATGTCTCTGCCCTCTACTGCTGCCACAAGGCGTTCGTGTTTCTCCTGTCCTGGATTGTTCTGAAGGACCGTTTCATGGGTGTTCGG ATTGTGGCAGCCATCATGGCCATCACAGGTATCGTGATGATGGCTTATGCTGACGGTTTTCACGGCGATTCCTTTGTGGGCGTAGCATTGGCTGTGGGGTCCGCCTCCACATCGGCTCTCTACAAG GTGCTGTTCAAGATGTTCTTGGGCAGTGCCAACATTGGAGAAgtggctcacttcctgtccaccaTGGGCTTCTTCAATCTCATCTTCATCTCCTGTGTGCCCCTCATCCTCTACTTTACCAAAGTAGAGCACTGGGGCTCACTGTCCTCACTGCCCTGGGGATACCTGTGTGGACTGGCAGGACTGTGGCTGG TGTTCAACATCTTGGTCCATGTGGGCGTGGTGCTGACGTACCCCATTCTCATCTCCATAGGGACACTACTCAGTGTTCCGGGCAATGCAG CCGTAGACGTGCTGAAACACGAGGTGATCTTCAGCGTGGTGCGCCTGGCAGCCACCTGCATCATCTGCCTGggcttcctgctgctgctgctgccagaagAGTGGGACTCTGTCACTCTGCGTTTCCTGGCCGCCATCGCGGACAAGAAGTCAGAGGAGCACGCCGAGGAGCTGACGGAGTCCAGCGTCAACACTCGAAGCCGCAGTCGAGCAAACGGAACAGTCTCCATTCCCTTGGCGTGA